GGAATTTCGGAAATAAAAAGGCTCGGATGGTGTTCCAAGCCTTTGAGTTTTGAATCGACCGCCGTTATTTGTTACAACACGCCGGATACGCCGGGCAAACCGGCGTTCCCCGCAACGGGCAATCATTGCGCTGGGGGTGTGAGTCTCCTGAAAAGGCAAAAGCGCTCAAAGCCAGTGCGAGTATGCCCAGAATGAACGTCAGCTTTTGTTTCATTTGGGTTTCACCTCCTCTGGGCGTTTGGTCTTCTCTTTTTTCATAGGCAAAACTTCCTTGACGAACGCATTGACGTCGCCCAAGCAGCATTCGCCTTTGGGATTTTTGATGTCACACGCGCAGTTACCGGCTTTGATCTCTCTCGCGATTTCCAACGCGGCGGTGGATTTGCCGGTTTTACTGATCTGCTGTTTGATGTGAGCGCGTGTCCAATCGAAGCAATAGCAAACCGGAGCCTCAGCGCCCCGATCCTTGACAAACACTTTCACGGCCACGTCACCGATTGCAAAGAAGGGCACGTTCTCATTGGAGAAATAAACCACGTTGCAAGCTGGTTCCTTACAGAAGTAATATTGCACCTTTTGAATGGCATCAATTTTTTCCAGCTTCAGCAAATGTTCCATCGTTCGGCGCTGCACTTTGCGCGAAAGCGTTCCGGATACAGGACATGCCGCTTTTGCGGGCGCGGGTGTTTTCTCTTCAACGAGACAGCAGCTTTCACCGTGATGTTGGTCGGCCACTATCACATCGATGGGTTGCGTGCAACAGGAATTCATTTTCATTCTCCATTGTTCTTATGTGCAATCGCCGCCTTGTAACCCGTCTCGTCAACGCGCTTGATCAAAGCCTCGGGCTGCACCAGCGCGGGATCGTATTCGACCACGCCTTTTCCGGTTTCATAT
This Cytophagia bacterium CHB2 DNA region includes the following protein-coding sequences:
- a CDS encoding (2Fe-2S)-binding protein — translated: MNSCCTQPIDVIVADQHHGESCCLVEEKTPAPAKAACPVSGTLSRKVQRRTMEHLLKLEKIDAIQKVQYYFCKEPACNVVYFSNENVPFFAIGDVAVKVFVKDRGAEAPVCYCFDWTRAHIKQQISKTGKSTAALEIAREIKAGNCACDIKNPKGECCLGDVNAFVKEVLPMKKEKTKRPEEVKPK